Genomic segment of Xenopus laevis strain J_2021 chromosome 4S, Xenopus_laevis_v10.1, whole genome shotgun sequence:
ctgccactaatttacatatgcaaattaggatttggttcggccaggcacaaggattcggctgaatcctgctgaaaaaggcacaatcctggccgaatcccgaactgaatcctgaatttggtgcatccctacataaaacAAAGAACTTTTTGTTTAAAGCCATAGAGAAAAactcatttttaaagggatcctgtcatcggaaaacatgtttttttcaaaacacatcagttaatagtgctactccagcagaattctgcactgaaatccatttctcaaaagagcaaacagatttttttatattcaattttgaaatctgacatggggctagacattttgtcaatttcccagctgcccctggtcatgtgaactTTGACAATTTACTAAAGAGCAGGGATATACTAAATGTACCTTTTGCCTGATGATCTTTTCGATGATTTGAACACTATAGTCATTGAGATCTCATAACATACTCATTATATCCTCCATTATACACAATATTTGTAGGAAAGATACACAAAAATGATCTTCTTggcatactttttaaaaattgtctGCACAGAGTGGTAGATGAGTGAATGCTCTGCAAGATGTTTTATGAACTGTTATCCTAACACATGCATACAAAGGTGCAGTTGCACAACCTACAGAGAAAGTATTGATTGAAGGAACTAAATCCTATCTGGTGATAATTATCAACCTATCGCTTGTTAGTGGTGTCTGCCATGGCTGGAGATAATTATTGGCCTACTCTCTTGTTACAGGTGTGTGCCATGGCTGTGGATTCATCTCAACCACAAGAGATATCCTTTACAGTCATCTAGTGACCAATCACATGATCTGCCAACCAGGATCCAAGGTTGATGTTTACCCTGTTGTAAAAGCAGTACCTACAGTCAACTCAGCAAACCCAGGTACAGTTCATAATATACTTATTACACAAGGATAGCTTCAGAGTTGGTGACAGAATGACTCATATTTgtgagttaaaggggaaggaaacctagtcggcgcaaaacccccacccccccctcctgtttgttgcccaccctcccccctggcctacccgtcccgctgggcaaatgcccctaacttgttacttacccttctgcgcaggtccagtccagggagttcacagacgacatcttcttccacgcgatcttcttcctgctttgaccggcgcatgcgcagtaggagcattttgccggtacgatctactgcgcatgcttagtgacttttggcgcatgcgcagtagatccgtaccggcgaaatgctcctactgcgcatgcgccaaaacgccgttcaaagcaggaagaagatcgcgtggaagaagatgtcgtctgtgaactccctgtactggacctgcgcagaagggtaagtaacaagttaggggcatttgcccagcgggacgggtaggccgggggggtggggggtttgcgccgactaggtttcctttccctttaaggcAGTAGTGTGATTGGTAGCTCCTTCGAAATGGTGAGACTTCTCTGGGAAAGGGCTATTCAGCATGGTCCTATCTGATACATTTAGGGTAATACCTACATGTTCCAGAGTCAATCATTCTGAGGTGTGAATGAAGTAGTTTCTTTCCATATAGTGCTGCAGCTGGTGCTTGTATAAAGCTTGAGCTTGTATAAAGTGCTCTGCATAAAAGCTAAAGTTATAAAGCagtaatgatttcatttttcttcaaccctgtcttattttatttaaatcatattATGTATGTGTCATTAATTATTAGAATTCCCCCCCTTCTTTTATCTCTCTAGTTGTGAACCAAATAGCCTCTATCAATCTTCTGAAATGTGACTTGTGTGGATTTCTGGCAGATGGACTTCCAAGCCTTCAGCAACATGCACTTCTGCACACTACAAATTTTGTGCCTGTTGCCACTCACTCTGTCAAATCCTCCCCTGAAAATCAAAAGGAAAAACTAGACCTTAAAGGGCAAGAAAATGGAGATGCCAAGTCACCGATCTCATCGTCTTCTGCTAGTGAAGAGCCCCCTCTAAAAATCAACATAAAACTGGAGCCAGAAGGGCAATACAGCATCAGTGAAGCAGGAAGTACCATTTGTGAGACAAAAGATGGAGTAGCATTAGTGCAATCACCAGCCATAAAGGTAAAGACTGAAATGTCTAGTCCTACTCCTGGGTCAAGCCCTGTTCCTAATGAGACAGCTGCAACTGGTGGGGGAAGAGTAATTATCCCAAACTATGTATTTGGGCAAGAGGCTACTGCAGCTATAGTCCCTCAGGCATCTGAGATTCTTGCCAAAATGTCCGAGTTAGTACACAGTCGTTTAAAACAGGGCCAGGCAGTTACTCCAGCAGGGTTTTCAGGGTCTGCTGCGCCAAAAGGTGCTACGTGTTTTGAGTGTGAAATTACCTTTAATAATATTAACAACTACTATGTACATAAAAGATTGTATTGCTCTGGAAGGCATGTTTCAGATGAAAGTTCTAGTGGTGCCCGTAAGGTCAAGGCTTTACCAGCTAGAACATCGTTAGCATCCTCTACTGAACAAGAAGCATCACCACCACAAGAAGATGCAGGAGGAGAGAGCAGTGCGCCAGTAGTTACAGTGAAACTAGAGGAGAACTCTGGCATGGATTGTGAAGGAGCAGGAAGTGATCATGTGAGTGAGGGCAGTCAGAGCCCCAGCTCCTTAGACGATCCAGACGAAGACCCAAACCGGACAGTTTGCGAGGCATGCAACATCCGTTTTAGTCGCCATGAGACATATGTAGTGCACAAACGGCACTACTGTGCATCACGACATGACCCACCATTGCGTCGTAGTGGAGTAAACAAACTTGGGCCTCCGTATGCCACTCAGCCAACTCCACGCACACGGAAACGGCGTAAGTTATATGAAATTCATGGTGTTGCTCCAACAGAATCCACCCTTTCCTCACCACATCCACTGGGAAGGGTAGAAGCTATGGCACTGATGCCAGGTCTGATACCTGCACCTGCTATGCCTTCCCCAAGTTCTAGTCCAGATGCTGCTGATGGGCCAATAGATCTAAGCAAGAAACCCCGCTTGGTGGCAGAAGTACCAGCTCCATCTGCAGCTGCCACTGTGGCACAACTTGCTGACTACCATGAATGCACTGCATGTCGCATTAGTTTTAACAGCTTGGAAAATTACCTCGCTCACAAAAAGTTTTCCTGCCCTACTGCACCTCTACAGCAAAAAGCTATTCagcaacttcagaaaattaaATCTCCTTCATCTGCTACTGGGAAGCCTGTAGATTATACTGTGAAGGTAAAAGTGGAAAGCAGGGCAGCTCTGAGTCCAGGATCTGTTGGTGAGACCATTCAGCCTCTTGCTTTGCCACTCTCTACTATCTCAGACCCCAAACAACTGAAGCAGTACTCCGCTGTCACAGAAACATCCCCATCTGCAACAACTTGTCCTTATTGTCCTCATAATGTGATAATACGAGGTGACCTGCTTGAACATTTTAGAAGTGTCCATGGTCTCATACTGGCAAAGCCAACAGCAGGGCACAGATTACAAACCACTTTTATGGAGGTGCTGGTGCCTGCTCGTGGACAAACAAGCAGTGCATCAGAAAACAGCCTGCCAAGTCCACCAGCATCATCTGCTTCACCCCTTCAGCTGCCAGGTCTAAGGAGGGAGAATTCTAACTACAAAGAtactgcctcctcctcctcttcttcttcttcagctaATGGTAGCCCAGTATTGACAAGCACTCCCAGGCCTCTTATGCCAACTTCTCCTGCCCTTCCTTCAAATTCTCTACCATTGACTGAAAGCCGAAGAGAAGATGGACTTAGGGTTCTAAGTCAAGTTTTACTTCCTGGGGAGAAAGCAATGCAGCCCCCCAAGCTCAGTTTGACTTCTCCGGTGCCCAATGGGAACCACAGGTACTGTCGCCTTTGTAACATCAAGTTCAGCAGTCTGTCTACATTCATCGCTCACAAAAAATATTATTGCTCCTCCCACGCTGCAGAACATGTGAAATAACAGAGGCTTACCCAGTAAGAAAATGGCTGGTTATAATGAGCTACACAAATTTGGAATGAGTACAGTTTTTAGTGTGGTCCATGCCTTATTGTCGGCATCAATTCAAAGAACAGATGTTAAAATAGAAGGCCCTATGTTGAACGGACCTTCGTCTTTGAAAAGGCACTTGGTCCAGTGGAGTGGCAGTATAGTGAAGCCACCTATTTTATAGACACTGAGCAAGCTTACTCTTGAAGTGGATCTCTGTTCTCACATCCATAGGGTGTGACTTTTTGGAACCATTAACTAACCACAAAAAGGTGCAATGGTTTCTACATAGTTTAATCCTTCCCTCAAAGCAAAGGGGTTATGTTTCAGTTGCATCAGAACTTGCACTGCTTCTCCGCTCGTTGCAAAAcacaaaatgaacattttaaatatgttattttgtaCCTGCCTCCAATTTGTTAAGCacaagaggggggaaaaaaactgttaCAAAGGACATATTAAAATGAAGGCACACGTGTCTTTGTTACAGGGTTGGGACGGGAATATCTGTTTTTCTAGTAAGTTATTTTTGAGACGTatttaaaagaaattttaaagaaaaaaattctaaagtgTTTTTATAATGTAAGCTCTTTTCCGATATTCAGAATCATGGGGTATTTCTCCAGCAACGTTATCTTTTTTCTAAGGCAACGTCATGGTATAACTGTCAGGTCCTTGTATTAATACTgggatattttattattattattagtaatacaAGCAACTCTGCCTCTTGGCCAGCAGTCTGAAGTCTCTGATAATAAGTTCTCCTCTTCTAATGGGTATCCACTCTTGAATTTCTCAGGTTCCCATCTTAAAGAAGCAGGGGTCTTGTATTACTCTGAGAATTCACTGTGtaaaatttcctgtaaaaatgtgGCTAATAATGATGGGGGCTTGAAGGGAGGGAACCATGGAAACTCACACGCCacctttttattaataaagccATAACTACTGTTACCTGTCGAGATTTTTTTACAGTGGAAGGGACTGCGTTGTAGGTTCAATGCTACTTTGTTAgcattatataaaaaagaattttacATTGCTATTTTTATACATCTGTAGATCAGACGTTCAAGAATATGGCCAGACAGAAGAACTGATATTCTCAGATGATACGGTTTTAGTGTATTGgaaacagcacagagcatgcccAGAAAGTACTGGAATTCACCGAGAGGGCTATATTGCTAAACATTTAGTAGGATATTACCGTGTCTCTAAACACGGTTCACCTATTGCAGATGGCTTCACAGGTGAATgtgacagatttttttaaattcacatacCTTTCTGCATTCATAAAATGCACTGGCACAAAAAGGAAAGAGGGGTTTAAAGCACTATTCAGAACAGGAGAGTAATATCTACTTTGCTTCTGATCCCAGGGCcgttaatgggttttttttttttaaggtattttTACATGGCATTATATGATGACCAAAACTGGAAaacaaaatgtgttaaaatagtccataaaagtatatttatatattaatatagatacCAAGAGCACTGATTTACAAAGCAAAACACACATTTCTGGTGACTAACGGTGTGTATAAATctgtacataaataaaaaaacctgtGTATAACAAATTCTTTTTGTATCTTTATTATCTAAACCCCTGTAATGTGTACTGGTTGGAAATTGAAGACTAAAACACATTATATAGCACTGCAGTTAAAGGGGAGCAACCTTAACCTTACaccactacaattcccagcatactAATTATTCTGCCAGCAGATTTTCActattatatatttctatttctgtGATATATGGAtgtataccagaaaaatattttatttcatgcacAAAAGGCTCAACTGATtcggaaagcctcatgtctctcaaaTGCACACATTACTTGATATGTATAGTTGTATGGAGATTTCTATCTTCTTTAGAACAAAAACGTTGACACTACAGCAGAATACGTCacaccatgtctttctacttcaaattaccaaacatcaaagcttttctgaatttAGCCGTTTCTAtgaaaatgctgcaaaaaaaaaaaaaaaaaagaacctcaaaactttcactttgcaagtttgtatctccCACAGCATTTGGTACTAAGGGCATTTAggtcctaaatatgaatgccagtgtttagagaccccaatatgaagtacgtgcatacaaattgtcctggaggtcacttgaaaaatcaaagcattaattgcatttttttggggtaaaaacaaaaatatgtcgACCCagcaaacccatatatttttggagagTACACATTCAGAtcaatccaaaatgggtaactaccTACTCCATGCTACCTCCATGCTACTCCATGCTTTTTCCCCAAATTGTCTTGTTTCTAATGCCTgcaaatgacctcaaagcttccattttCTAGCATATTAGTTTCCACATAGtataaggtaccaagaaaaaacatcctaaatatgaatgccaggggtccactgaacagtttcatgcacattgtgcataggattaccaaagtatctggcacttagagaccccaaaatgaagtaaatgcatacaaattgtcccagaGGTCCCTTAAAAAATCAGCACAATACATTTTAAGAAAGTACATATTCAAGTGAATCCagaatgggtaaccatgtctttctactccaaactggtAAGTCCAAATGCTTCCACTTtttagcatcttatctcccacatagcattaggtatcaagaaaaaatatcctaaatatgaacgtcaggggtctactgaacacttagATGCCCAAGATTTACCAAACAAAGTGACGTACAGAGActccaaatgaaaatatatatgaaatgtcAGGTctgatacagttgtgttcagaataatagcagcgtGTTTAAAAAGGGAATaacctcaaaatccttataatagcttttatttccatacacacaaatgcattggaaaccctgcacattctattccaaatttacacatgaagaaaaatgtatcaaatctGTGTTGTtgctttacagaaagtgaagaaaaagg
This window contains:
- the zfpm1.S gene encoding zinc finger protein ZFPM1-like isoform X5; amino-acid sequence: MTLVSCEAEANAVLYRKGDQIWCKTSQTVEQGEVIQAFLMAEPQAIPNYTIKEEPGETSQCTSTLPEFQLLPQQAGMAAILATAVVNKDVFPCKDCGIWYRSERNLQAHLMYYCASRQSSTSPSMEEKPKDSYPNERICPFPQCKKSCPSSSSLEIHMRSHSGERPFVCLICLSAFTTKANCERHLKVHTDTLNGVCHGCGFISTTRDILYSHLVTNHMICQPGSKVDVYPVVKAVPTVNSANPVVNQIASINLLKCDLCGFLADGLPSLQQHALLHTTNFVPVATHSVKSSPENQKEKLDLKGQENGDAKSPISSSSASEEPPLKINIKLEPEGQYSISEAGSTICETKDGVALVQSPAIKVKTEMSSPTPGSSPVPNETAATGGGRVIIPNYVFGQEATAAIVPQASEILAKMSELVHSRLKQGQAVTPAGFSGSAAPKGATCFECEITFNNINNYYVHKRLYCSGRHVSDESSSGARKVKALPARTSLASSTEQEASPPQEDAGGESSAPVVTVKLEENSGMDCEGAGSDHVSEGSQSPSSLDDPDEDPNRTVCEACNIRFSRHETYVVHKRHYCASRHDPPLRRSGVNKLGPPYATQPTPRTRKRRKLYEIHGVAPTESTLSSPHPLGRVEAMALMPGLIPAPAMPSPSSSPDAADGPIDLSKKPRLVAEVPAPSAAATVAQLADYHECTACRISFNSLENYLAHKKFSCPTAPLQQKAIQQLQKIKSPSSATGKPVDYTVKVKVESRAALSPGSVGETIQPLALPLSTISDPKQLKQYSAVTETSPSATTCPYCPHNVIIRGDLLEHFRSVHGLILAKPTAGHRLQTTFMEVLVPARGQTSSASENSLPSPPASSASPLQLPGLRRENSNYKDTASSSSSSSSANGSPVLTSTPRPLMPTSPALPSNSLPLTESRREDGLRVLSQVLLPGEKAMQPPKLSLTSPVPNGNHRYCRLCNIKFSSLSTFIAHKKYYCSSHAAEHVK
- the zfpm1.S gene encoding zinc finger protein ZFPM1-like isoform X1 translates to MWACGQLEPAWSSSPTPCPATLTAQRTDMSRRKQSNPRQIKRSLGDMEGTEAKFIEEPNHSDKDGAYSDQDGSVDCDSPSPVNSDSNEENGCNSVTQSLEQESEEAASKPSVELGQITKSPCTSEGELREDEENIQESRSPSSTEDAEEPQIWNGPDELELEISSTDGVGHIRARSQLHKGFSWGPYKGNFTGSSSSPSPADLSISLSLDVDDDCWLKYMTLVSCEAEANAVLYRKGDQIWCKTSQTVEQGEVIQAFLMAEPQAIPNYTIKEEPGETSQCTSTLPEFQLLPQQAGMAAILATAVVNKDVFPCKDCGIWYRSERNLQAHLMYYCASRQSSTSPSMEEKPKDSYPNERICPFPQCKKSCPSSSSLEIHMRSHSGERPFVCLICLSAFTTKANCERHLKVHTDTLNGVCHGCGFISTTRDILYSHLVTNHMICQPGSKVDVYPVVKAVPTVNSANPVVNQIASINLLKCDLCGFLADGLPSLQQHALLHTTNFVPVATHSVKSSPENQKEKLDLKGQENGDAKSPISSSSASEEPPLKINIKLEPEGQYSISEAGSTICETKDGVALVQSPAIKVKTEMSSPTPGSSPVPNETAATGGGRVIIPNYVFGQEATAAIVPQASEILAKMSELVHSRLKQGQAVTPAGFSGSAAPKGATCFECEITFNNINNYYVHKRLYCSGRHVSDESSSGARKVKALPARTSLASSTEQEASPPQEDAGGESSAPVVTVKLEENSGMDCEGAGSDHVSEGSQSPSSLDDPDEDPNRTVCEACNIRFSRHETYVVHKRHYCASRHDPPLRRSGVNKLGPPYATQPTPRTRKRRKLYEIHGVAPTESTLSSPHPLGRVEAMALMPGLIPAPAMPSPSSSPDAADGPIDLSKKPRLVAEVPAPSAAATVAQLADYHECTACRISFNSLENYLAHKKFSCPTAPLQQKAIQQLQKIKSPSSATGKPVDYTVKVKVESRAALSPGSVGETIQPLALPLSTISDPKQLKQYSAVTETSPSATTCPYCPHNVIIRGDLLEHFRSVHGLILAKPTAGHRLQTTFMEVLVPARGQTSSASENSLPSPPASSASPLQLPGLRRENSNYKDTASSSSSSSSANGSPVLTSTPRPLMPTSPALPSNSLPLTESRREDGLRVLSQVLLPGEKAMQPPKLSLTSPVPNGNHRYCRLCNIKFSSLSTFIAHKKYYCSSHAAEHVK
- the zfpm1.S gene encoding zinc finger protein ZFPM1-like isoform X3, coding for MWACGQLEPAWSSSPTPCPATLTAQRTDMSRRKQSNPRQIKRSLGDMEGTEAKFIEEPNHSDKDGAYSDQDGSVDCDSPSPVNSDSNEEGELREDEENIQESRSPSSTEDAEEPQIWNGPDELELEISSTDGVGHIRARSQLHKGFSWGPYKGNFTGSSSSPSPADLSISLSLDVDDDCWLKYMTLVSCEAEANAVLYRKGDQIWCKTSQTVEQGEVIQAFLMAEPQAIPNYTIKEEPGETSQCTSTLPEFQLLPQQAGMAAILATAVVNKDVFPCKDCGIWYRSERNLQAHLMYYCASRQSSTSPSMEEKPKDSYPNERICPFPQCKKSCPSSSSLEIHMRSHSGERPFVCLICLSAFTTKANCERHLKVHTDTLNGVCHGCGFISTTRDILYSHLVTNHMICQPGSKVDVYPVVKAVPTVNSANPVVNQIASINLLKCDLCGFLADGLPSLQQHALLHTTNFVPVATHSVKSSPENQKEKLDLKGQENGDAKSPISSSSASEEPPLKINIKLEPEGQYSISEAGSTICETKDGVALVQSPAIKVKTEMSSPTPGSSPVPNETAATGGGRVIIPNYVFGQEATAAIVPQASEILAKMSELVHSRLKQGQAVTPAGFSGSAAPKGATCFECEITFNNINNYYVHKRLYCSGRHVSDESSSGARKVKALPARTSLASSTEQEASPPQEDAGGESSAPVVTVKLEENSGMDCEGAGSDHVSEGSQSPSSLDDPDEDPNRTVCEACNIRFSRHETYVVHKRHYCASRHDPPLRRSGVNKLGPPYATQPTPRTRKRRKLYEIHGVAPTESTLSSPHPLGRVEAMALMPGLIPAPAMPSPSSSPDAADGPIDLSKKPRLVAEVPAPSAAATVAQLADYHECTACRISFNSLENYLAHKKFSCPTAPLQQKAIQQLQKIKSPSSATGKPVDYTVKVKVESRAALSPGSVGETIQPLALPLSTISDPKQLKQYSAVTETSPSATTCPYCPHNVIIRGDLLEHFRSVHGLILAKPTAGHRLQTTFMEVLVPARGQTSSASENSLPSPPASSASPLQLPGLRRENSNYKDTASSSSSSSSANGSPVLTSTPRPLMPTSPALPSNSLPLTESRREDGLRVLSQVLLPGEKAMQPPKLSLTSPVPNGNHRYCRLCNIKFSSLSTFIAHKKYYCSSHAAEHVK
- the zfpm1.S gene encoding zinc finger protein ZFPM1-like isoform X4 — protein: MEGTEAKFIEEPNHSDKDGAYSDQDGSVDCDSPSPVNSDSNEENGCNSVTQSLEQESEEAASKPSVELGQITKSPCTSEGELREDEENIQESRSPSSTEDAEEPQIWNGPDELELEISSTDGVGHIRARSQLHKGFSWGPYKGNFTGSSSSPSPADLSISLSLDVDDDCWLKYMTLVSCEAEANAVLYRKGDQIWCKTSQTVEQGEVIQAFLMAEPQAIPNYTIKEEPGETSQCTSTLPEFQLLPQQAGMAAILATAVVNKDVFPCKDCGIWYRSERNLQAHLMYYCASRQSSTSPSMEEKPKDSYPNERICPFPQCKKSCPSSSSLEIHMRSHSGERPFVCLICLSAFTTKANCERHLKVHTDTLNGVCHGCGFISTTRDILYSHLVTNHMICQPGSKVDVYPVVKAVPTVNSANPVVNQIASINLLKCDLCGFLADGLPSLQQHALLHTTNFVPVATHSVKSSPENQKEKLDLKGQENGDAKSPISSSSASEEPPLKINIKLEPEGQYSISEAGSTICETKDGVALVQSPAIKVKTEMSSPTPGSSPVPNETAATGGGRVIIPNYVFGQEATAAIVPQASEILAKMSELVHSRLKQGQAVTPAGFSGSAAPKGATCFECEITFNNINNYYVHKRLYCSGRHVSDESSSGARKVKALPARTSLASSTEQEASPPQEDAGGESSAPVVTVKLEENSGMDCEGAGSDHVSEGSQSPSSLDDPDEDPNRTVCEACNIRFSRHETYVVHKRHYCASRHDPPLRRSGVNKLGPPYATQPTPRTRKRRKLYEIHGVAPTESTLSSPHPLGRVEAMALMPGLIPAPAMPSPSSSPDAADGPIDLSKKPRLVAEVPAPSAAATVAQLADYHECTACRISFNSLENYLAHKKFSCPTAPLQQKAIQQLQKIKSPSSATGKPVDYTVKVKVESRAALSPGSVGETIQPLALPLSTISDPKQLKQYSAVTETSPSATTCPYCPHNVIIRGDLLEHFRSVHGLILAKPTAGHRLQTTFMEVLVPARGQTSSASENSLPSPPASSASPLQLPGLRRENSNYKDTASSSSSSSSANGSPVLTSTPRPLMPTSPALPSNSLPLTESRREDGLRVLSQVLLPGEKAMQPPKLSLTSPVPNGNHRYCRLCNIKFSSLSTFIAHKKYYCSSHAAEHVK
- the zfpm1.S gene encoding zinc finger protein ZFPM1-like isoform X2, which translates into the protein MSYITGSLGDMEGTEAKFIEEPNHSDKDGAYSDQDGSVDCDSPSPVNSDSNEENGCNSVTQSLEQESEEAASKPSVELGQITKSPCTSEGELREDEENIQESRSPSSTEDAEEPQIWNGPDELELEISSTDGVGHIRARSQLHKGFSWGPYKGNFTGSSSSPSPADLSISLSLDVDDDCWLKYMTLVSCEAEANAVLYRKGDQIWCKTSQTVEQGEVIQAFLMAEPQAIPNYTIKEEPGETSQCTSTLPEFQLLPQQAGMAAILATAVVNKDVFPCKDCGIWYRSERNLQAHLMYYCASRQSSTSPSMEEKPKDSYPNERICPFPQCKKSCPSSSSLEIHMRSHSGERPFVCLICLSAFTTKANCERHLKVHTDTLNGVCHGCGFISTTRDILYSHLVTNHMICQPGSKVDVYPVVKAVPTVNSANPVVNQIASINLLKCDLCGFLADGLPSLQQHALLHTTNFVPVATHSVKSSPENQKEKLDLKGQENGDAKSPISSSSASEEPPLKINIKLEPEGQYSISEAGSTICETKDGVALVQSPAIKVKTEMSSPTPGSSPVPNETAATGGGRVIIPNYVFGQEATAAIVPQASEILAKMSELVHSRLKQGQAVTPAGFSGSAAPKGATCFECEITFNNINNYYVHKRLYCSGRHVSDESSSGARKVKALPARTSLASSTEQEASPPQEDAGGESSAPVVTVKLEENSGMDCEGAGSDHVSEGSQSPSSLDDPDEDPNRTVCEACNIRFSRHETYVVHKRHYCASRHDPPLRRSGVNKLGPPYATQPTPRTRKRRKLYEIHGVAPTESTLSSPHPLGRVEAMALMPGLIPAPAMPSPSSSPDAADGPIDLSKKPRLVAEVPAPSAAATVAQLADYHECTACRISFNSLENYLAHKKFSCPTAPLQQKAIQQLQKIKSPSSATGKPVDYTVKVKVESRAALSPGSVGETIQPLALPLSTISDPKQLKQYSAVTETSPSATTCPYCPHNVIIRGDLLEHFRSVHGLILAKPTAGHRLQTTFMEVLVPARGQTSSASENSLPSPPASSASPLQLPGLRRENSNYKDTASSSSSSSSANGSPVLTSTPRPLMPTSPALPSNSLPLTESRREDGLRVLSQVLLPGEKAMQPPKLSLTSPVPNGNHRYCRLCNIKFSSLSTFIAHKKYYCSSHAAEHVK